A window of Theropithecus gelada isolate Dixy chromosome 14, Tgel_1.0, whole genome shotgun sequence contains these coding sequences:
- the LOC112607031 gene encoding olfactory receptor 52N4 → MLTLNKTDLIPASFILNGVPGLEDTQLWISFPFCSMYVVAMIGNCGLLFLIRYEDALHKPMYYFLAMLSFTDLVMCSSTIPKALCIFWFHLKDIGFDECLVQMFFIHTFTGMESGVLMLMALDRYVAICYPLRYSTILANPVIAKVGLATFLRGVLLIIPFTFLTKRLPYCRGNILPHTYCDHMSVAKLSCGNVKVNAIYGLMVALLIGGFDILCITVSYTMILRVVISLSSADARQKAFNTCTAHICAIVFSYTPAFFSFFSHRFGEHTIPPSCHIIVANIYLLLPPTMNPIVYGVKTKQIRDCVIRILSGSKDAKSYSM, encoded by the coding sequence ATGCTAACACTGAATAAAACAGACCTAATACCAGCTTCATTTATTCTGAATGGAGTCCCAGGACTGGAAGACACACAACTCTGGATTTCCTTCCCATTCTGCTCTATGTATGTTGTGGCTATGATAGGGAATTGTGGACTCCTCTTCCTCATTCGCTATGAGGATGCCCTGCACAAACCCATGTACTACTTCTTGGCCATGCTTTCCTTTACTGACCTTGTTATGTGCTCTAGTACAATCCCTAAAGCCCTCTGCATCTTCTGGTTTCATCTCAAGGACATTGGATTTGATGAATGCCTTGTTCAGATGTTCTTCATCCACACCTTCACAGGGATGGAGTCTGGGGTGCTTATGCTTATGGCCCTGGATCGCTATGTGGCCATCTGCTATCCCTTACGCTATTCAACTATCCTTGCAAATCCTGTCATTGCGAAGGTTGGGCTTGCTACCTTTCTGAGAGGGGTACTACTCATTATTCCCTTTACTTTCCTCACCAAGCGCTTGCCCTACTGCAGAGGCAATATACTTCCCCATACCTACTGTGACCACATGTCTGTAGCCAAACTGTCCTGTGGTAATGTCAAGGTCAATGCCATCTATGGTCTGATGGTTGCCCTTCTGATTGGGGGCTTTGACATACTGTGTATCACAGTCTCTTATACCATGATTCTCCGGGTGGTGATCAGCCTCTCCTCAGCAGATGCTCGGCAGAAGGCCTTTAATACCTGCACTGCCCACATTTGTGCCATTGTTTTCTCCTATACTCcagctttcttctccttcttttcccaCCGCTTTGGAGAACACACAATCCCCCCTTCTTGCCACATCATTGTAGCTAATATTTATCTGCTCCTACCACCCACTATGAACCCTATTGTCTATGGGGTGAAAACCAAACAGATACGAGACTGTGTCATAAGGATCCTTTCAGGTTCTAAGGATGCCAAATCTTATAGCATGTGA
- the LOC112605895 gene encoding putative olfactory receptor 56B2 — LVVLQELRDSNSSKFQVSEFILMGFPGIHSWQHWLSLPLALLYFLALSANILILIIINKEAALHQPMYYFLGILAAADMGLATTIMPRILTILWFNAKTVTLPECFAQMYAIHCFVAMEPSTFVCMAIDRYVAICQPLRYPSVITESFVFKATVFMALRNSLSLISVSVLAAQRHYCSRNQIEHCLCSNLGVTSLSCDDQKINSINQVLLAWTLMGSDLGLIILSYALILHSVLKLNSPETASKALSTCTSHLILILFFYTVIIVISISHSTGMKVPFIPVLLNVLHNVIPPALNPMVYALKNKKLRQGLYKVLRLE; from the coding sequence ttagtGGTGCTCCAGGAGCTCAGAGATTCCAACAGCTCTAAGTTCCAGGTCTCTGAGTTTATCCTGATGGGATTCCCTGGCATTCACAGCTGGCAGCACTGGCTCTCCCTGCCCCTGGCTCTGCTCTACTTCTTAGCTCTCAGTGCTAACATCCTTATCCTGATCATCATCAACAAAGAGGCAGCACTGCACCAGCCTATGTACTATTTCCTGGGGATCTTGGCTGCGGCAGACATGGGCCTGGCTACCACCATCATGCCTAGGATTTTGACCATCTTATGGTTCAATGCTAAGACCGTCACTCTCCCAGAGTGCTTTGCTCAGATGTATGCCATACATTGCTTTGTGGCCATGGAGCCAAGTACCTTTGTCTGCATGGCTATTGATAGATATGTAGCCATTTGTCAACCACTCCGGTATCCATCAGTCATCACTGAATCTTTTGTATTCAAAGCAACTGTGTTCATGGCACTGAGAAACAGCTTGAGTCTCATCTCAGTGTCTGTGTTGGCTGCCCAGAGGCATTACTGCTCCCGGAATCAAATTGAGCACTGTCTTTGTTCTAACCTTGGAGTCACTAGCCTATCTTGTGATGAtcaaaaaatcaatagcattaaCCAGGTCCTTCTGGCTTGGACACTCATGGGAAGCGACCTGGGTTTGATTATTTTATCATATGCTTTAATACTTCACTCTGTCCTGAAGCTGAATTCTCCAGAAACTGCATCCAAGGCCTTAAGTACCTGCACTTCCCACCTCATCTTAATCCTTTTCTTCTACACAGTCATCATTGTGATTTCCATTAGTCATAGTACAGGAATGAAAGTTCCCTTTATTCCAGTTCTACTCAATGTGCTACACAATGTCATTCCCCCTGCCCTGAACCCCATGGTGTATGCACTCAAGAACAAGAAACTCAGGCAAGGCTTATACAAAGTACTTAGACTGGAGTGA